From a single Cotesia glomerata isolate CgM1 linkage group LG6, MPM_Cglom_v2.3, whole genome shotgun sequence genomic region:
- the LOC123267955 gene encoding ATP-dependent DNA helicase pfh1-like codes for MEIYNRYSESDGFCNAYIACASTGKAAVAINGTTVHTALKISLSKLLPLSIEVAQQYRSLFKYVRVLIIDEISMIGAELLSQIDSRLKQITGNFEVHFGGLDIILIGDLRQLPPVRATPIYKQIKRQIAGSTLWRGLKFFELNEVMRQANQSFATILTKIGNGQLLDQEELDLIESRIYSEEEAERLCPDGIRFVFNNHSVAEYNNKILNSIEEKVNSEATDIYIGCRNVEQQTSMRQKLHKMSTIDTGGLPYQITLVLNKPYMITTNIDVSDGLANGATGKLIFIEYNDKGEIGRLWLEFPESPKIGEKLRRKAAASIQNNNLHPLAVPIDRRTSSIPLVPNKTVIVKRNHFPLVSACAMTIHKSQGATFGEIVYEYDKSHVQQLLYVALSRVTSINGLYLVSKK; via the coding sequence atggaaaTTTATAATCGATATTCTGAAAGTGATGGGTTTTGTAATGCTTATATCGCTTGTGCTTCTACTGGTAAAGCTGCTGTGGCTATCAATGGGACAACAGTACACACTGCACTGAAGATAAGTCTTTCAAAGTTGCTTCCTTTATCAATTGAAGTAGCCCAACAATATAGAtcactttttaaatatgttcGTGTATTGATTATCGATGAAATTAGTATGATTGGAGCCGAGTTGTTGTCCCAAATAGATTCAAGGTTAAAGCAAATCACCGGTAATTTTGAAGTCCATTTTGGTggattagatataattttgattGGTGATCTACGTCAACTACCGCCAGTTCGTGCTACCCCaatttacaaacaaataaaacgACAAATAGCAGGTTCAACACTATGGCGAGggttgaaatttttcgaactAAACGAAGTTATGCGACAAGCTAATCAAAGTTTTGcaacaatattaacaaaaattggtAATGGACAGTTGTTAGATCAGGAAGAGCTAGATTTAATTGAGTCACGGATTTACTCTGAAGAAGAAGCTGAGAGACTTTGTCCAGACGGTATacgatttgtttttaataatcattcaGTTGCTGaatacaacaataaaattttgaattctataGAAGAAAAAGTGAATTCAGAGGCAACTGATATATATATTGGATGTAGAAATGTTGAACAGCAAACTTCTATGCgtcaaaaattacataaaatgtCAACTATTGATACAGGAGGTTTGCCATATCAAATTACATTGGTTTTGAACAAACCATACATGATAACAACTAACATCGATGTATCAGATGGATTAGCAAATGGTGCGAcgggaaaattaattttcattgaatataATGACAAAGGAGAGATAGGTCGTTTATGGCTAGAATTTCCAGAATCTCCAAAAATCGGAGAAAAATTGAGAAGAAAGGCAGCGGCATCAATTCAAAACAATAATCTTCATCCACTGGCAGTACCAATAGATCGCAGAACATCATCTATACCACTAGTACCTAATAAAACCGTTATTGTAAAACGTAATCATTTCCCATTAGTCTCTGCATGTGCAATGACGATTCACAAGTCCCAGGGAGCTACTTTTGGTGAGATTGTATATGAATATGATAAATCACACGTTCAACAACTCCTGTACGTCGCATTATCACGAGTTACATCAATAAACGGCTTATATCtcgtttcaaaaaaatga